The DNA sequence TAGTTGGCCGCTTCCAGTTATTAATATTACGCTGTTTAGCACGACCAATTGCTAATGCATTCTCTGGTACGTCGATCATTATGGTTGAACCGGCACCCGTTGTTGCCCCGTTATTGATGGTAACAGGTGCGATCAACTGACAGTCGGATCCAATAAAGACATCGTCGCCAATATGAGTATGGAATTTGTTCACGCCATCATAATTACAAGTGATAGTACCTGCACCAATATTAACCCTTTGACCTAATGTGCTGTCCCCTATATAACTTAAATGGCCACATTTAGTGCCATTACCCAGGGTTGATTTTTTAATCTCAACAAAGTTACCGACATGCACTTCTTCTTTAAGCACACTTTGGGGACGAATACGAGCAAATGGACCGATCGTTGCACGGGCGCCAATACTACTGCCTTCGATAATTGAATTAGCCTGGATCACAGCATTCTCAGCGATATCACAATCAATAAGAATACAGTTTGCGCCAATCACAACACCGTTACCCAAATTAACATTACCCTGGATAATAACATTGATATCAATTTCAACATCTACACCGCAAGTTAATGTTCCGCGTAAATCAAAGCGGTTTGGATCTCGCAGCATCACACCACTGAGCAGCAGTTCAGTCGCTTTTTTAAGCTGATAAGCACGCTCTAGATTGGCAAGTTGCAGGCGAGTATTAACACCTTCAACTTCAGTTGCACTTTCTGGTTGGACAGCAGAGATAATGCGTCCCTCTAAATGCGCCATTTTAATAATATCAGTAATATAATATTCACCAGCCGCATTTTCATTACTTAACGCAGGCAGCCAACGACTTAAATCATTGGCATCCGCAACAAGAATGCCTGTATTGACCTCTTTAATGCTTAATTGCGCTACTGTCGCGTCTTTTTGCTCAACAATACCAGCAACCTCGCCATTCATCCGTTCAATACGTCCATAACCTGTTGGATTATCTAGCTCAACGGTTAATAATCCGATACCACCAGGCGGTTGTGCCGCGATTAAATCTGTTAATGTTTTTTCAGAAAGCAAGGGCACATCACCATAAACCATTAGAATTTTTTCATCATTTTTAAAATGAGGCAGTGCAATTTGCATCGCATGGCCGGTGCCTAATTGCTCGGCTTGTTTGATCCAATTAAGACTGCCATCGGATATTTTTTCCTGCAGCTGTTGCCCTCCGTGACCATAAATCAAATGAATGCTGTCAGCACCTATACTTTTAACCGTATCAATAACATGTTGAACCATCGGTTTATCTGCTATTTTATGGAGCACTTTGGGAAGTTCAGAACACATACGAGTTCCTTTGCCGGCGGCAAGGATAACAACGCTTAAAGACATAGAGAAAACCTCAATAATTAAAAAATTAAAGATACCATTCTAACGAAGTTTTTACCTTTAACGAATAATAAAATGACATGCTCGTATTTTATTACTGAATTAAGCATAAAAATTGAGTATAACTATTCAGGTAGTTTGATTAAATGAGCGTCAGCACTATAAAAATCAATTGCTTTTCATCATAATCGAAAACAAAGATTACCAGCTTTTAACTTTTCCCTAAAATATAGGCTATTTTATGAAACAACAAATATTGCAAGAGATGCGTGTTTTAGTCACTATCAATGAAGAAATAGAAATTAAACGTCGAATCAACTTTATCAAAAAAAAATTACAGCAAGCTGAATGTTATACTCTGGTTTTGGGTATCAGTGGCGGTGTTGACTCAAGTACCGCCGGTCGTTTATGTCAACTCGCAGTTGAACAATTAAATCAATCGACAGATACGGACAAATATCAATTTATTGCCGTTCGACTTCCCTATGCGATTCAGAAAGATGAAGATGAGGCACAATTAGCATTACAATTTATACGACCTTCACATGTTATTACCATTAATATAAAAAATGGCGCTGATGGCATACATGAAAGCACCTTAGCGGCACTTCAGACAAGTAGCGTCAATCTTTCTGCCGATACCAATATTGACTTTATTAAGGGTAATGTTAAAGCGCGAATGCGAATGATCGCACAATATGAAATTGCAGGGTTAACCGGAGGGTTAGTTGTCGGAACAGATCACAGTGCAGAAAATATTACCGGCTTTTATACCAAACATGGCGATGGGGCTTGTGATTTAGCACCCTTATTCGGTTTAAATAAACGTCAGATTCGCGCATTAGCTAAACAGCTTGGCGCACCTGCAATATTAATTGAAAAAGCACCCACAGCTGACTTGGAAGAAGATAAACCTCAGCTGCAGGATGAACATGCATTAGGGATTACTTATGATCAAATTGATGATTTCTTAGAAGGTAAAGCTGTCACACAGGAAATTGAAGATAAGTTAATCGCAATTTATCTGCGTACCCAACACAAGCGTCAAGCTGTTCCAACCATTTATGATTGATCAAATTAATGTTCAACCCTATCTCCAAACTACTTGAAAATGCAGATTTAAGTCGTTTGGGTATAAATGATTAGATTGAACATTAACTTTACCTTTTTATTAGACCAGATCATGCAAAACACTAGCCATAGCAAAGCAGAAAATGGTAGATTTAAGGCTCAGGTTAATCATTAACCGCAACATTTTTTATTTGTTTAACAGAAAGGATTAATAGATCATGAAAAAAGTAGGCTTAGTTGGTTGGCGCGGTATGGTGGGCTCTGTGCTTATGCAAAGAATGCGCGATGAAAATGATTTTGCAACAATTGAACCTGTATTTTTTACCACCTCGCAAATTGGCCTTTTGGCACCTGAAATTGGTAAACCAAGTGATACATTAAAAGATGCATTTGCCATTGACGAACTGGCTAAGATGGACATCGTGGTCACTTGCCAAGGTGGTGATTATACTAATGAAGTCTACCCAAAACTGCGCGCTGCGGGCTGGAAGGGTTACTGGATTGATGCCGCGTCTTCATTACGTATGCAGGATGACAGTATTATCGCATTAGATCCTGTCAACAAAGATGTTATACAACAAGGCATTAAAGACGGAGTGAAAACTTTCGTTGGCGGTAACTGTACTGTTTCATTATTATTAATGGCATTGGGCGGTTTATTCGAAGAAGAACTCATCGAGTGGGTAACCCCGCATACTTATCAGGCAGCTTCGGGCGCCGGTGCACGAAATATGCGCGAACTAATTAGTCAGATGGGCTCTATTAGTGCGTCTGTTGCCGATAAATTAGCCGATCCTGCCTCTGCGATTTTAGAAATAGATCAGCAGGTAGCTGAACATATTCGTAGTGATGCGCTGCCAAAAGAGCAGTTTGGAGCCCCCTTGGCAGGTAGTTTAATTCCCTGGATTGATGTTCCTATGCCATCTGGTCAAAG is a window from the Psychromonas ingrahamii 37 genome containing:
- the asd gene encoding aspartate-semialdehyde dehydrogenase gives rise to the protein MKKVGLVGWRGMVGSVLMQRMRDENDFATIEPVFFTTSQIGLLAPEIGKPSDTLKDAFAIDELAKMDIVVTCQGGDYTNEVYPKLRAAGWKGYWIDAASSLRMQDDSIIALDPVNKDVIQQGIKDGVKTFVGGNCTVSLLLMALGGLFEEELIEWVTPHTYQAASGAGARNMRELISQMGSISASVADKLADPASAILEIDQQVAEHIRSDALPKEQFGAPLAGSLIPWIDVPMPSGQSKEEWKAQVEANKILGTSDKQVPIDGLCVRIGAMRCHSQAITMKLKKDISVAEIERILGAHNEWVKVIPNERDITIEELSPAKVTGTLTIPVGRIRKLAMGPEYVTAFTVGDQLLWGAAEPLRRMLNILQAS
- the glmU gene encoding bifunctional UDP-N-acetylglucosamine diphosphorylase/glucosamine-1-phosphate N-acetyltransferase GlmU, which gives rise to MSLSVVILAAGKGTRMCSELPKVLHKIADKPMVQHVIDTVKSIGADSIHLIYGHGGQQLQEKISDGSLNWIKQAEQLGTGHAMQIALPHFKNDEKILMVYGDVPLLSEKTLTDLIAAQPPGGIGLLTVELDNPTGYGRIERMNGEVAGIVEQKDATVAQLSIKEVNTGILVADANDLSRWLPALSNENAAGEYYITDIIKMAHLEGRIISAVQPESATEVEGVNTRLQLANLERAYQLKKATELLLSGVMLRDPNRFDLRGTLTCGVDVEIDINVIIQGNVNLGNGVVIGANCILIDCDIAENAVIQANSIIEGSSIGARATIGPFARIRPQSVLKEEVHVGNFVEIKKSTLGNGTKCGHLSYIGDSTLGQRVNIGAGTITCNYDGVNKFHTHIGDDVFIGSDCQLIAPVTINNGATTGAGSTIMIDVPENALAIGRAKQRNINNWKRPTKK
- the nadE gene encoding ammonia-dependent NAD(+) synthetase — protein: MKQQILQEMRVLVTINEEIEIKRRINFIKKKLQQAECYTLVLGISGGVDSSTAGRLCQLAVEQLNQSTDTDKYQFIAVRLPYAIQKDEDEAQLALQFIRPSHVITINIKNGADGIHESTLAALQTSSVNLSADTNIDFIKGNVKARMRMIAQYEIAGLTGGLVVGTDHSAENITGFYTKHGDGACDLAPLFGLNKRQIRALAKQLGAPAILIEKAPTADLEEDKPQLQDEHALGITYDQIDDFLEGKAVTQEIEDKLIAIYLRTQHKRQAVPTIYD